ACCCCGAGCGTCCAGGAGTCGCTGGAGCCGACCCGGCTCAACGGCAACAACGTCAACCTCGACGAGGAGACGCTGTCGCACATCGACACCACGATGCGCTACCAGCTCACCCTCCGGGCCATCGACGGCAAGTACGGATTGCTGCGCGACGCCATCAAGGGAGCCTGACGATGAGCATCTTCAACGCCATCGGGGTCGCGGGAACCGGCGTCACGGTCTACCGCAAGTGGCTCGACGCGGTCTCCGACAACATCGCGAACATGAACAACACCAGCCGTACCTCCGAGAACGCGTTCCAGGCCCGCTACGTGCAGGCCCGCGCCGCGCAGGACGGCAACGGCGCCGAGGTGGCCGGGGTGCAGCTCGGCAACGCCGAGGGCATCCTGGCCTACGAACCGGACAACCCGCTCGCCGACTCCGAGGGGTACGTCCGCCGGCCGGACATCGACATGGGTAGCCAGATGGCTCAGATGATCATGGCGCAGCGCTCCTACCAGGCCAACCTCTCGGTGGTCGACCGGGCCCGGGACGCGTACACCGCCGCCATCAACCTCGGGAAGTGATCATGACTTCGGCGATCAATCCGATCGGCGGGCTCTCCGGCTTCAGCGGAATCTCCGGAATTTCGGGTATGTCAGGGATCTCCGACAACCTGGATCTCGACGAGGCCGCCAAGACCGCCAGCCCCAACACCGACTTCGCCCGCATGTTGTCCAAGGGCCTGGAGAGCGTCCAGGCCTCCCAGACCAAGGCGAGCGATCTCGCCGTCCAGGTGGCCAACGGGCAGTTGCAGGACCCCGCCCAGTACACGATGGCCGCCACCGAGGCGTCGCTCGGCCTCCAGATGACGCTGGCCGTCCGCAACAAGGCCGTCGAGGCGTTCCAAGAGATCATGAGGATGCAGGCCTGAGATGACTGACCGCCTTCCCGCTCCGGTACGCCGCATAACGGACACCTTCAAGTCCTTCACGCCGGGACAGAAGGCTGTCACGATCTTCGCCGTCATCGCCATCGTCGTCGGCGGATACTTCTTCGCGACGTGGGCGGCCAAGCCGTCGTACGCGATCCTCTTCAACAACCTCTCGACGAAGGACGCGAGCGCCATCGTCGAGTCCTTGCAGAAGTCCAACACCTCATATGAGCTGGCGAACGACGGCCAGACCATCATGGTGCCGCGCGACCAGGTGAACTCCCTGCGCCTGCAACTCTCCGGCGAGGGCCTGCCCAACGACGAGGGCACCGGTTACTCGTTGCTGGACCAGCAGGGCATCACCACCAGCGACTTCATGCAGCACGCGAACTACCAGCGGGCACTCGAGGGTGAGCTCGCCAAGACCATCAAGTCGATCGACGGCGTCGAGGCGGCCACCGTGCACCTGGTGATGCCGCAGAAGGACGTCTTCGCCGACAGCAACGCCAAGACCACCGCCTCGGTGCTGGTCGCCTCCAAGGCCACCAGGCCGCTGACCTCCGACCAGGTGCAGTCGATCGTGCACCTGGTCGCCTCCAGCGTCGAGGGCCTGGACCCCACCCAGGTCACGGTCGCCGGCGCGGACGGCAAGATCCTCTCCACCGGCGGCGGGGCGTCGATCGCCACCGGCGGGGACAGCGGCTCCGAGGCGCAGACCGTCGAGTTCCAGAACCGGATGAACTCCTCGTTGCAGACCATGCTGGACCGGCTGGTCGGACCCGGGCACTCGGTCGTGACCACCACCGCCGACCTGGACTTCGACCAGACCGAGACGCGGAGCAAGACGTACAGCTCGGACCCGTCGCTGCCGTCGCTCTCGGAGACCAGCAGCTCGGAGACGTACAGCGGGAGCGGCGTCGGCAACGGCGGCGTGCTCGGCCCGGACAACATCCAGGTCCCGAACGGCGCCGGCTCGAACGGTCAGTACGCCAACAAGAACGAGGCCCGGCAGAACGCCCTCAACGAGGTGCAGGAGGTCCGCCGGAAGGCGCCCGGCAGCATCCGCCGGCTGAACGTCGCGGTCCTGCTGGACAGCACCACCGCCGCCTCGGTCGACCCGACCCAGGTGCAGCAGCTGGTCAGCTCGGCGGCCGGGATCGACGCCACCCGTGGTGACACCGTCGCGGTCAGCGCCATGCCGTTCGACACCTCGGCCCAGCAGGCGGCCCAGAACGAGCTCGCCGCGGCGGCCGCCGCGGACAAGCAGAACAAGCAGATGACCCTGGTCAAGACCGGCGCCCTCGCCTTCGTGGTGCTGGCCCTGATCTTCCTGGCCTGGCGGGCCAGCCGGCGGGCCAAGCGCCGCCAGCAGCTCACCGCGGAGGAGAAGGCGCACCTGGAGGAGATGCAGGC
Above is a genomic segment from Actinoplanes ianthinogenes containing:
- the fliE gene encoding flagellar hook-basal body complex protein FliE; translated protein: MTSAINPIGGLSGFSGISGISGMSGISDNLDLDEAAKTASPNTDFARMLSKGLESVQASQTKASDLAVQVANGQLQDPAQYTMAATEASLGLQMTLAVRNKAVEAFQEIMRMQA
- a CDS encoding flagellar basal body rod protein FlgC — protein: MSIFNAIGVAGTGVTVYRKWLDAVSDNIANMNNTSRTSENAFQARYVQARAAQDGNGAEVAGVQLGNAEGILAYEPDNPLADSEGYVRRPDIDMGSQMAQMIMAQRSYQANLSVVDRARDAYTAAINLGK
- the fliF gene encoding flagellar basal-body MS-ring/collar protein FliF, whose translation is MTDRLPAPVRRITDTFKSFTPGQKAVTIFAVIAIVVGGYFFATWAAKPSYAILFNNLSTKDASAIVESLQKSNTSYELANDGQTIMVPRDQVNSLRLQLSGEGLPNDEGTGYSLLDQQGITTSDFMQHANYQRALEGELAKTIKSIDGVEAATVHLVMPQKDVFADSNAKTTASVLVASKATRPLTSDQVQSIVHLVASSVEGLDPTQVTVAGADGKILSTGGGASIATGGDSGSEAQTVEFQNRMNSSLQTMLDRLVGPGHSVVTTTADLDFDQTETRSKTYSSDPSLPSLSETSSSETYSGSGVGNGGVLGPDNIQVPNGAGSNGQYANKNEARQNALNEVQEVRRKAPGSIRRLNVAVLLDSTTAASVDPTQVQQLVSSAAGIDATRGDTVAVSAMPFDTSAQQAAQNELAAAAAADKQNKQMTLVKTGALAFVVLALIFLAWRASRRAKRRQQLTAEEKAHLEEMQAALDAQRQAELEATQAMSAAAMIEGGVPMEVHDEAREERHREIEQMVQEKPDEMATLLRGWMSADATTHR